A single region of the Fusarium fujikuroi IMI 58289 draft genome, chromosome FFUJ_chr05 genome encodes:
- a CDS encoding related to TRI13-cytochrome P450, producing the protein MSLLDALDSSSTRVLLGCLLLAGIAYTLHRSMLPRPLADIPYNVSATNRILGDLPDVKAFGSLTDWLATQAIKHQSPLFQAFIRPFGKPWVVVADHYEAAEICTHRVKEFDRGTSSTAVFNCVVPGAHITLSSSDPQFRKNKELVRNLMTPSFLSEVSAPEIYDKFSRLVELWGMKTEQANGQFFSASKDVHNAALDIIVCAAFGLDTQHTQLVKEIQELTPDNTSSTKIGGEVAFKKLPLNEELNALATVAESVAKIIKTPSPPLFHWMYRSFSTTLKNAFVLTKQLQEREIANGIKRRANGEAMKCALDEISVREEGLAKKEGREPDYYSQVITSEMMTYLIGGHETTSSAVRWGLSYLSAEQRAQSELRNALQQAYPQAKFERRVPSLSEIIQTRVPYLDAVVEEILRLSYPFGMTLREVQVDTQILGARVPKGTTVVFLSNGPSILSPPINFDESRSSEWVKSRKPKPLEKDYDYSSFKPERWLKTAIGPDGKEDVSFDSQAFPIQAFGLGPRGCFGRRMSYLEMKIFFTLVIWTFELLPLPDEVARPKPVSSLTRNPDKVFIKPRKVSL; encoded by the exons ATGTCGTTGCTTGACGCTTTAGACTCGTCGTCCACGAGGGTCTTATTAGGATGTCTCTTATTAGCAGGCATCGCCTACACCCTCCACCGCTCAATGCTACCTCGTCCCTTAGCGGACATCCCCTATAACGTCTCCGCAACCAATCGTATCCTGGGCGATCTCCCAGACGTTAAGGCATTCGGGAGCTTGACCGACTGGTTAGCGACGCAGGCTATCAAACACCAATCACCGTTATTCCAGGCTTTTATCCGCCCTTTTGGAAAGCCGTGGGTTGTCGTCGCTGACCATTATGAGGCCGCTGAGATTTGCACGCATCGAGTGAAGGAGTTTGATAGAGGGACATCGAGCACTGCTGTTTTTAATTGTGTGGTGCCCGGTGCGCATATCACGCTTTCGAGTTCGGATCCGCAGTTTAGGAAGAATAAGGAGCTTGTGAGGAATTTGATGACGCCGTCGTTTTTATCGGAG GTATCGGCGCCCGAAATTTACGACAAATTTTCTCGACTGGTTGAGCTCTGGGGTATGAAGACTGAGCAAGCCAATGGTCaattcttctcggcctcaaaGGATGTACATAACGCGgcccttgatatcatcgtgTGCGCCGCTTTTGGCCTCGATACTCAACATACCCAACTTGTCAAAGAAATCCAAGAACTCACCCCAGACAAcacctcctcaacaaagaTCGGCGGCGAAGTCGCTTTCAAAAAACTCCCTCTTAACGAAGAGCTCAACGCCCTGGCCACTGTCGCCGAGAGTgttgccaagatcatcaagacgcCTTCACCGCCACTGTTCCATTGGATGTATCGAAGCTTTTCGACAACCCTGAAGAACGCCTTTGTCCTCACGAAGCAACTGCAGGAACGAGAGATTGCTAATGGAATTAAGCGAAGAGCGAATGGAGAGGCTATGAAGTGCGcgcttgatgagatctcgGTTCGAGAAGAGGGGCTGGCGAagaaagagggaagagagccTGACTACTACTCTCAGGTCATCACTAGTGAG ATGATGACATACCTGATCGGCGGCCATGAAACAACCTCATCAGCTGTGCGATGGGGCTTAAGCTATCTCAGCGCCGAGCAGAGAGCCCAGTCCGAACTTCGCAACGCGCTTCAACAAGCTTATCCTCAAGCCAAATTTGAGCGACGTGTCCCTTCACTCAGTGAGATCATCCAAACACGCGTTCCTTATCTAGATGCAGTCGTTGAAGAGATTCTTCGTTTATCATATCCTTTTGGAATGACTCTACGAGAAGTCCAGGTCGATACGCAGATCTTAGGCGCTCGTGTACCAAAAGGCACGACAGTTGTCTTCTTATCAAACGGCCCAAGCATATTATCCCCTCCAATCAACTTCGACGAGTCACGAAGTAGTGAGTGGGTAAAATCTCGCAAGCCAAAGCCTTTGGAGAAGGACTATGACTACTCGAGTTTCAAGCCTGAGAGATGGCTCAAGACGGCTATTGGTCCAGATGGAAAAGAGGACGTAAGCTTTGATTCTCAGGCGTTTCCCATACAAGCCTTTGGGCTAGGTCCGAGAGGTTGCTTTGGAAGGAGGATGTCATATCTTGAAATGaagatcttcttcactcttgTCATCTGGACATTCGAGTTGTTACCGTTGCCAGATGAAGTTGCGAGACCTAAGCCGGTTTCGTCTTTGACCAGAAACCCTGACAAGGTGTTC
- a CDS encoding related to HXT3-Low-affinity hexose facilitator, with the protein MLFNSKKANLWFSCLIPCTCMAVNGYDSSTFNAAQGSVHFMNYFNNPSPSTIGSVNTAMAVSSIITGVFLSALVSDRFGRKWSMWAGAVLVIISTFISTFTPPVIGGYIAGRTITGFGQGLMLPAGPVFINEIAPAKLRGTIMSFWQLNFAIGSFLAYWINYACSKNAERLGEWDWRIVMFLQIFFPIIIIAGLLFCPETPRWYVQNDRFEEAYNTLLQIRDDPELIAQEMQDIRQAIAFEKKETNSTWTRYKLLWTDKSVRKRILLAATMNIGQQLTGNNSLATYSTIIYKKVFTSNSQIQLINALAGTFNILFTLNATWMTDLVGRRPLLLVGVAGLAVCMFAAAAVVTETPTLEDGSKSPSVGIATVFLMFLFAFFFKPSWGATVWIWTSEIFSMNIRAQAVAMTTQCQSIASIILRNVEQIFPIFLSAKGFYAMYMFGGINILLFAFVWFCIPETKGVPLEHMDVLFGGADHAVVGAAIISEKTVHDEMASVHAAKTPTVHQANYDSAV; encoded by the exons ATGCTCTTCAACTCGAAGAAAGCGAACCTCTGGTTCTCTTGCCTCATTCCTTGCACCTGCATGGCTGTCAATGGATATGACTCCTCTACGTTCAACGCTGCGCAAGGCTCAGTTCATTTCATGAACTACTTTAACAACCCC TCTCCATCCACTATCGGCTCAGTCAACACCGCCATGGCCGTAAGCAGCATCATTACAG GCGTTTTCCTGTCTGCTCTGGTCTCCGACCGATTCGGTCGCAAATGGAGTATGTGGGCGGGCGCGGtactcgtcatcatctcaacGTTTATTTCGACATTTACACCTCCCGTTATCGGTGGTTACATCGCTGGTCGTACCATCACCGGTTTCGGCCAGGGACTGATGCTACCGGCTGGACCGGTCTTTATCAACGAAATAGCACCAGCCAAACTGCGTGGCACTATCATGAGTTTCTGGCAGCTCAATTTCGCTATAGGATCTTTTCTTGCGTATTGGATCAACTACGCATGTTCCAAAAACGCCGAGAGACTCGGGGAATGGGACTGGAGGATCGTCATGTTCCTTCAAATCTTCTTtcctatcatcatcattgcggGGCTTTTATTCTGCCCTGAGACTCCAAGATG GTATGTCCAGAACGACAGATTTGAAGAAGCCTACAATACTCTCTTGCAAATTCGCGACGACCCAGAACTCATTGCTCAAGAGATGCAAGATATCCGACAGGCTATTGCGtttgaaaagaaagaaacaaacAGCACTTGGACCCGGTACAAGTTGCTGTGGACAGATAAGTCTGTGAGAAAGCGCATTC TGCTCGCGGCTACTATGAATATCGGACAACAACTCACCGGAAACAACTCTCTCGCAACATATTCCACCATCATTTACAAAAAGGTCTTTACTTCGAACAGCCAgatccagctcatcaacgcttTGGCTGGAACCTTTAACATCCTCTTTACTCTGAATGCTACTTGGATGACCGACCTCGTGGGCCGAAGACCTCTCCTCCTCGTTGGCGTTGCGGGCCTAGCAGTCTGCATGTTTGCAGCCGCAGCCGTGGTCACCGAGACGCCGACGCTAGAGGATGGATCCAAGTCCCCCAGTGTAGGCATCGCAACTGTATTCTTGATGTTCCTCTTTGCATTCTTCTTTAAGCCTTCGTGGGGCGCGACAGTTTGGATCTGGACTTCAGAGATCTTCTCCATGAACATTCGTGCGCAGGCGGTTGCTATGACCACTCAGTGCCAGTCTATCGCCAGCATCATTCTCCGCAA TGTAGAACAAATCTTTCCCATATTTCTTTCTGCTAAAGGATT CTACGCTATGTATATGTTTGGTGGTATTAATATCCTGCTCTTTGCATTTGTGTGGTTCTGCATTCCTGAAACTAAGGGCGTGCCCTTGGAGCATATGGATGTACTGTTTGGTGGCGCCGATCATGCAGTGGTGGGAGCCGCAATCATCAGCGAGAAGACtgtccatgatgagatggctTCAGTGCATGCCGCAAAGACCCCAACGGTCCATCAGGCTAATTACGACAGCGCTGTTTGA